A window from Actinomycetospora corticicola encodes these proteins:
- a CDS encoding trypsin-like peptidase domain-containing protein produces the protein MSSPWSRNATTERPEARPDPAPAAPDDEHAGHDVNGSDLHGRPGTDGNGRTNGHGASAAPGNEHRQADLAADFGRPAGAAGSFAGRPPGDSRDTQTPPASREPSVALASAFGRPTDVAEPLQRPRETPAGPTDTPEYLWAGREAERDPWRNPDATVELGAPAVRDAGPAPDRRASGPRLSARELLFGRRVAPSALVLLAVLALLVGAVGGVVGHLTAEGTDTIVDPGATLAQVDAGKERPAGSVADVAGRVLPAVVSIEVRSGTTGGTGSGVVVDPRGDIVTNNHVVSLAATDPRATLEAVFASGARAPAQIVGRDPQTDIAVIKVNVADPVVAQLGRSADLRVGDGVIAIGSPLGLAGTVTTGIVSSLRRPVRLDAETANVNPVIDAIQTDAAINPGNSGGALVDSTGAVVGINTAIRTLGGSDSSGQGGSIGLGFAIPIDDVRVIAESLIRTGSFAHTDLGVNAKSVTDGASDGAQVLNVVQGGPASRAGVLEGDVITRVDERPIASSDELVVAIREHRPGDTVTLGVVRGGRPLSLQAQL, from the coding sequence ATGAGCAGCCCCTGGTCGCGGAACGCGACGACGGAGCGCCCCGAGGCGCGCCCGGACCCGGCGCCCGCGGCGCCCGACGACGAGCACGCCGGGCACGACGTGAACGGCAGTGACCTCCACGGGCGCCCGGGGACCGACGGGAACGGCCGGACCAACGGTCACGGCGCCTCGGCCGCTCCCGGGAACGAGCACCGCCAGGCCGACCTCGCCGCCGACTTCGGCCGGCCCGCCGGCGCGGCGGGGTCCTTCGCCGGGCGCCCGCCGGGCGACTCCCGGGACACCCAGACGCCCCCGGCGTCCCGCGAGCCGTCGGTCGCACTGGCGAGCGCCTTCGGGCGTCCCACCGACGTCGCCGAACCGCTGCAGCGTCCCCGCGAGACGCCCGCCGGCCCCACGGACACCCCCGAGTACCTCTGGGCGGGCCGGGAGGCCGAGCGCGACCCGTGGCGCAACCCCGACGCCACCGTCGAGCTGGGCGCCCCGGCCGTCCGCGACGCCGGTCCGGCGCCCGACCGACGGGCCTCCGGCCCCCGGCTGTCGGCCCGCGAGCTGCTCTTCGGCCGCCGGGTCGCCCCGAGCGCCCTGGTGCTGCTCGCCGTGCTGGCCCTGCTGGTCGGGGCCGTCGGCGGGGTCGTCGGCCACCTCACGGCCGAGGGCACGGACACGATCGTCGACCCCGGGGCCACGCTCGCCCAGGTCGACGCCGGGAAGGAACGGCCCGCCGGGTCGGTGGCCGACGTCGCCGGCCGGGTCCTGCCCGCCGTCGTCTCGATCGAGGTCCGGTCCGGCACCACCGGCGGCACCGGGTCGGGCGTCGTCGTCGACCCGCGCGGCGACATCGTCACCAACAACCATGTCGTGTCCCTGGCCGCGACCGACCCGCGCGCCACGCTCGAGGCGGTGTTCGCCTCCGGGGCGCGCGCGCCGGCGCAGATCGTCGGACGCGACCCGCAGACCGACATCGCGGTCATCAAGGTGAACGTGGCCGACCCCGTCGTCGCCCAGCTCGGTCGCTCGGCCGACCTGCGCGTCGGCGACGGCGTCATCGCGATCGGCTCCCCGCTCGGGCTCGCCGGCACGGTCACCACCGGCATCGTCAGCTCCCTGCGCCGGCCCGTGCGGCTCGACGCCGAGACCGCGAACGTGAACCCGGTGATCGACGCGATCCAGACCGACGCCGCGATCAACCCCGGCAACTCCGGCGGGGCGCTCGTCGACTCGACCGGCGCCGTCGTCGGGATCAACACCGCCATCCGCACGCTCGGCGGCAGCGACTCCTCGGGGCAGGGCGGGTCCATCGGCCTCGGGTTCGCGATCCCGATCGACGACGTCCGGGTGATCGCGGAGTCCCTCATCCGCACCGGGTCCTTCGCGCACACCGACCTCGGGGTGAACGCGAAGTCGGTGACCGACGGGGCCTCGGACGGGGCGCAGGTGCTCAACGTCGTCCAGGGCGGCCCCGCGTCCCGCGCCGGGGTGCTGGAGGGTGACGTGATCACCCGCGTGGACGAGCGCCCGATAGCCTCGTCGGACGAGCTGGTCGTCGCGATCCGGGAGCACCGTCCCGGGGACACGGTGACCCTCGGGGTGGTCCGCGGTGGGCGACCCCTGTCGCTGCAGGCGCAGCTGTAG
- the tatB gene encoding Sec-independent protein translocase protein TatB, with amino-acid sequence MFESVGWGEILVLALIGLFVLGPERLPGAIRWVADTMRTVREYAAGARDQLRNEIGPEFDEFRKPLEDLRQIRNMDPRAAVRRSLLEPVQDGTWTGAATPADTPPPAVHGSAGTNGAAGVTGSHASSYGLPAAGAGGVVKGQSDRAVPLAPGEAAPFDPDAT; translated from the coding sequence GTGTTCGAGAGCGTCGGGTGGGGCGAGATCCTCGTCCTCGCGCTGATCGGGCTGTTCGTGCTGGGCCCGGAACGGCTGCCCGGGGCGATCCGGTGGGTCGCCGACACCATGCGGACGGTGCGCGAGTACGCGGCGGGCGCCCGCGACCAGCTGCGCAACGAGATCGGCCCGGAGTTCGACGAGTTCCGCAAGCCGCTCGAGGACCTGCGTCAGATCCGCAACATGGACCCGCGGGCCGCGGTGCGCCGGTCCCTGCTCGAGCCGGTGCAGGACGGGACGTGGACGGGCGCCGCGACGCCGGCCGACACCCCACCACCGGCCGTGCACGGCTCCGCCGGGACGAACGGCGCGGCCGGGGTGACCGGCTCGCACGCCTCGAGCTACGGGCTGCCCGCCGCCGGCGCCGGCGGCGTCGTGAAGGGCCAGTCCGACCGCGCGGTCCCGCTCGCGCCGGGCGAGGCGGCGCCGTTCGACCCGGACGCCACCTGA
- a CDS encoding MarR family winged helix-turn-helix transcriptional regulator, protein MADWLTAEEQRAWRRTAAMFTLLPAALDAQLQRDAGLTQFSYLVLAMLSETPGRTMPMSELASMVSSSLSRLSHVVSRLEKQGWVAREPCEDNGRVTMARLTDAGWDKVVAAAPGHAAEVRRLVIDAVGPDHIADLDEITGAILRRLDPGGKMRANPLSNGC, encoded by the coding sequence ATGGCCGACTGGTTGACCGCGGAGGAACAGCGGGCGTGGCGACGCACCGCCGCGATGTTCACCCTGCTCCCCGCCGCGCTGGACGCGCAGCTCCAACGGGACGCCGGGCTCACCCAGTTCTCGTACCTGGTGCTGGCCATGCTCTCCGAGACCCCGGGCCGGACGATGCCGATGAGCGAGCTGGCCTCGATGGTCAGCTCGTCGCTCTCCCGGCTCTCGCACGTGGTGTCGCGGCTGGAGAAGCAGGGCTGGGTCGCGCGGGAGCCCTGCGAGGACAACGGCCGCGTGACGATGGCCCGGCTCACCGACGCCGGGTGGGACAAGGTGGTCGCGGCAGCCCCCGGGCACGCCGCCGAGGTGCGACGGCTGGTCATCGACGCGGTGGGCCCCGACCACATCGCCGACCTGGACGAGATCACGGGCGCCATCCTCCGACGGCTCGACCCCGGGGGGAAGATGCGCGCCAACCCGCTGAGCAACGGCTGCTGA
- a CDS encoding dioxygenase family protein, translated as MSSPFDTAAPGAAFDAFIGPARDTASGRRPWTPADGPMPAIYLSHGAPPLYDDGGWMRDLFGWAHRMPQPRAIVIVSAHWESAPLTLSAPDEGTPLVYDFGGFAPRYYTMTYATPDATALSDRVAGLLGNGTEEVHRSARGLDHGAWVPLSVMYPNADVPVLQVSMPDEDPERLMRIGARLRELRHEGVLVVGSGFMTHGLPFLTRDMLRGDAVPGWTDDFDAWVSDALARGDVEELRRFRDAPGMPYAHPTAEHYVPLFVALGAATDPEAPVRTEIDGMMWGLSRRSFSLA; from the coding sequence ATGAGTTCCCCGTTCGACACGGCCGCCCCCGGCGCCGCCTTCGACGCCTTCATCGGCCCGGCCCGGGACACCGCCTCGGGTCGTCGACCGTGGACCCCGGCCGACGGTCCGATGCCGGCGATCTACCTCTCGCACGGCGCACCGCCGCTCTACGACGACGGCGGGTGGATGCGTGACCTCTTCGGCTGGGCGCACCGCATGCCGCAGCCGCGGGCGATCGTCATCGTCTCGGCGCACTGGGAGTCGGCGCCGCTGACGCTGTCGGCCCCGGACGAGGGCACGCCGCTGGTGTACGACTTCGGCGGCTTCGCCCCGCGCTACTACACGATGACCTACGCGACGCCCGACGCGACGGCGCTGTCCGACCGGGTGGCGGGCCTGCTCGGGAACGGGACCGAGGAGGTCCACCGGTCGGCCCGCGGGCTCGACCACGGCGCCTGGGTGCCGCTGTCGGTGATGTACCCGAACGCCGACGTCCCGGTGCTGCAGGTCTCGATGCCCGACGAGGACCCCGAGCGGCTCATGCGCATCGGCGCCCGGCTGCGCGAACTGCGCCACGAGGGTGTGCTCGTCGTGGGGTCCGGGTTCATGACCCACGGCCTGCCCTTCCTCACCCGCGACATGCTGCGCGGCGACGCCGTGCCGGGCTGGACCGACGACTTCGACGCCTGGGTGTCCGACGCCCTCGCCCGCGGGGACGTCGAGGAGCTCCGCCGCTTCCGCGACGCGCCGGGGATGCCCTACGCGCACCCGACGGCCGAGCACTACGTCCCGCTCTTCGTCGCCCTCGGCGCGGCGACCGATCCCGAGGCGCCGGTGCGCACCGAGATCGACGGGATGATGTGGGGCCTCTCCCGGCGCTCCTTCTCGCTCGCCTGA
- a CDS encoding glycosyltransferase, with the protein MRRARPGHSPRITVAQLLAAQLEDEEAPTTRFPAPVAAGRIPGARAGSGPLPAVTAQALEAAATTTTASAPPTRRHATRPTPGPRRADRTGRPARHAVAAPAPEAPAPSVPTSAAPAPSAPMPTAPARRTPSPAPRPTAGAPAPTPAAPTPAAPARRTPSPAPRETATATSTPPAPRPTAAPRPTAAAAGTRRREGRTATGVTSLVVLVPAHDEEAGIADTVEGLLAQETPEWLEIAGIVVVADNCTDRTVEIARRYPVTVIETEGNTEKKAGALNEGWRRAARDADLVLTMDADTVLRPGCAAAMAAELRADTMLGGVCARYWAAPGRGLAWRLQRLEYSRYDDLRELRSWRVSVASGAAAMYRRQALDEVAVHRNAGPWDGSSLIEDYALTLDLKTAGWKVGAARDAHVLTEPPRTFRELWVQRLRWGRGGMDECLKRGWIPATRRDIASYGLFVLSVFFRVLFITMIVLMITHAVPFRYALVGLIPLGVMWLERVTSMWRLPGRSVQDVALVAVLVVEDLYGFFLEFCAVVAAWRCLFARRQAW; encoded by the coding sequence ATGAGACGCGCCCGTCCGGGTCACAGCCCGCGGATCACGGTCGCCCAGCTCCTCGCCGCGCAGCTCGAGGACGAAGAGGCACCCACCACGCGGTTCCCCGCGCCGGTGGCGGCCGGCCGCATCCCGGGCGCGCGCGCCGGGTCCGGGCCCCTGCCCGCCGTCACCGCGCAGGCCCTCGAGGCCGCCGCCACCACCACCACCGCCAGCGCCCCGCCCACGCGACGCCACGCCACCCGCCCGACGCCGGGGCCCCGCCGCGCCGACCGGACCGGCCGACCGGCCCGCCACGCGGTCGCCGCGCCCGCCCCGGAAGCGCCCGCGCCGTCGGTCCCGACCTCGGCCGCGCCCGCGCCGTCGGCCCCGATGCCGACCGCGCCCGCCCGCCGGACGCCCTCCCCGGCACCTCGTCCGACGGCCGGTGCGCCCGCACCCACGCCGGCCGCACCCACGCCGGCCGCACCCGCCCGGCGGACGCCGTCCCCGGCTCCGCGCGAGACGGCGACGGCCACCTCCACGCCCCCGGCCCCGCGGCCCACCGCGGCGCCGCGCCCGACCGCGGCCGCCGCCGGAACCCGTCGTCGGGAAGGGCGGACGGCGACGGGCGTGACCAGCCTCGTCGTCCTCGTCCCCGCGCACGACGAGGAGGCAGGCATCGCCGACACCGTCGAGGGCCTGCTGGCGCAGGAGACGCCGGAGTGGCTGGAGATCGCCGGGATCGTCGTGGTGGCCGACAACTGCACCGACCGCACCGTCGAGATCGCCCGCCGCTACCCGGTGACGGTCATCGAGACCGAGGGCAACACCGAGAAGAAGGCGGGCGCCCTCAACGAGGGCTGGCGCCGCGCCGCACGCGACGCGGACCTCGTCCTGACGATGGACGCCGACACCGTGCTGCGCCCCGGGTGCGCCGCCGCGATGGCCGCCGAGCTGCGGGCGGACACGATGCTCGGCGGGGTCTGCGCGCGCTACTGGGCCGCGCCCGGCCGCGGGCTCGCGTGGCGGCTGCAGCGCCTCGAGTACAGCCGCTACGACGACCTGCGGGAGCTGCGGAGCTGGCGGGTCAGCGTCGCGAGCGGGGCGGCCGCGATGTACCGGCGCCAGGCGCTCGACGAGGTTGCGGTCCACCGGAACGCCGGTCCGTGGGACGGCTCGTCGCTCATCGAGGACTACGCCCTCACCCTCGACCTCAAGACCGCGGGCTGGAAGGTCGGCGCCGCCCGCGACGCGCACGTGCTCACCGAGCCGCCGCGGACGTTCCGCGAACTGTGGGTGCAGCGGCTGCGCTGGGGCCGCGGCGGGATGGACGAGTGCCTCAAGCGCGGCTGGATCCCGGCCACCCGGCGCGACATCGCGTCCTACGGGCTGTTCGTGCTCAGTGTGTTCTTCCGCGTCCTGTTCATCACGATGATCGTCCTGATGATCACGCACGCGGTCCCGTTCCGGTACGCGCTGGTCGGGCTCATCCCGCTCGGCGTGATGTGGCTGGAGCGGGTCACCTCGATGTGGCGGTTGCCCGGACGGAGCGTGCAGGACGTCGCGCTCGTGGCCGTGCTCGTCGTCGAGGACCTGTACGGCTTCTTCCTGGAGTTCTGCGCGGTCGTCGCCGCGTGGCGCTGTCTGTTCGCCAGGCGCCAGGCCTGGTAG
- a CDS encoding polysaccharide deacetylase family protein has protein sequence MAGRRRRRGDDPSSTETTLLGAAALAAATDRSRRRRGAGFDTRRRHTLVVVGVLVVLFGSGVAGFATWLAGADEATAEAAPSASSVQEVSVVGPRYEPTAADRARTPTRITPATPLVALTFDDGPTPELTPYVLDVLKAKGAKATFFFQGDQVEKHPGIARRAQAEGHVIALHSYEHVYFPDLDQARARDQIVRGEEALTRELGVRPTMWRYPFGEASPVADAVLAERRLVGGVGWDWLSTLKGDFECPGADAVTRLVVTEARGDAVILLHDGGDAISCAGAQWEYLPRAIDAVRDKGLEFGVVVPTGRPNGSEETAVVAP, from the coding sequence GTGGCGGGACGACGACGACGGCGGGGGGACGACCCCTCGTCCACCGAGACGACCCTGCTCGGCGCCGCCGCGCTCGCGGCGGCCACCGACCGGTCCCGACGACGGCGGGGCGCGGGCTTCGACACCCGTCGACGTCACACCCTCGTGGTGGTCGGGGTGCTGGTGGTGCTGTTCGGCAGCGGCGTGGCCGGGTTCGCGACCTGGCTCGCCGGCGCCGACGAGGCCACCGCGGAGGCGGCCCCGTCGGCTTCGTCGGTGCAGGAGGTCAGCGTGGTCGGGCCCCGCTACGAGCCCACCGCCGCCGACCGCGCCCGGACCCCGACGCGGATCACGCCCGCGACCCCGCTCGTGGCGCTGACCTTCGACGACGGCCCGACCCCGGAGCTCACCCCGTACGTCCTCGACGTGCTGAAGGCGAAGGGCGCGAAGGCGACGTTCTTCTTCCAGGGCGACCAGGTCGAGAAGCACCCCGGGATCGCGCGCCGTGCGCAGGCGGAGGGCCACGTGATCGCGCTGCACTCCTACGAGCACGTGTACTTCCCCGACCTCGACCAGGCGCGGGCCCGCGACCAGATCGTCCGCGGCGAGGAGGCGCTGACCCGCGAACTCGGCGTGCGCCCGACGATGTGGCGCTACCCGTTCGGCGAGGCCTCCCCGGTGGCCGACGCGGTGCTCGCCGAGCGGCGTCTCGTCGGTGGCGTCGGGTGGGACTGGCTCTCCACCCTCAAGGGTGACTTCGAGTGCCCGGGCGCGGACGCGGTGACCCGGCTCGTGGTGACCGAGGCCCGCGGCGACGCGGTGATCCTGCTCCACGACGGCGGGGACGCCATCTCGTGCGCCGGCGCGCAGTGGGAGTACCTGCCCCGCGCGATCGACGCGGTGCGCGACAAGGGCCTGGAGTTCGGGGTCGTGGTCCCGACGGGTCGGCCGAACGGGTCGGAGGAGACCGCCGTGGTCGCCCCGTGA
- a CDS encoding lanthionine synthetase LanC family protein, with protein MTRVLVLVAVLALAVGCASGSSSGPGADPAPSPAAAAVPADVARGLDALIATAESGPSGGSAWPSVIQAPHRQVDRDVGVAGIAAGLLAVAEGAPEGSVRDRSLDTVRDAADFLVAAQRGAGRFPDYVDPDGVAGYAYSSYDDGAAGVADLLWTAGERLDEPRYRDAARAATAWLVERAEDVPGAPACPQVCRWAWSDDGPPSYRNGMGEGQAGIVYALSVLADRTGDRRLAAYAAGGGAYLLSQQGPDGGMPERADQPARNTGFLSGAAGAAFTFLRLHQATGEQRWRDGAERALDFLDRTAVPAAGGSTWPIWVDPEGAPGNPRRATGMEEGAAGIGWVSLQAAEILDDDGHRARAEAAGRWLLAVGQTRDGGGVSWPEFEGSPISHLSTNSGAAGTGWYLDTLGRVTGEAVYRDAAVDAQRWLAASMRPDGTWPSNVTDGRPQLLGEPSWHWGSAGILAFLARMSGGPVDSPGMQPPLVPLR; from the coding sequence GTGACGCGCGTCCTGGTGCTCGTGGCGGTCCTGGCCCTGGCCGTGGGCTGCGCGTCGGGGTCGTCGAGCGGGCCCGGGGCCGACCCGGCCCCGAGTCCCGCTGCGGCCGCCGTGCCCGCCGACGTGGCGCGGGGCCTCGACGCCCTGATCGCGACGGCGGAGTCCGGCCCCTCGGGCGGGAGCGCGTGGCCGAGCGTGATCCAGGCGCCGCACCGCCAGGTCGACCGGGACGTCGGGGTCGCCGGGATCGCCGCGGGCCTGCTCGCCGTCGCCGAGGGTGCGCCCGAGGGCTCGGTCCGCGACCGCTCCCTCGACACCGTCCGCGACGCCGCCGACTTCCTCGTCGCCGCCCAGCGCGGCGCCGGTCGGTTCCCCGACTACGTCGACCCCGACGGCGTCGCCGGCTACGCGTACTCCTCCTACGACGACGGGGCGGCGGGCGTCGCCGACCTGCTCTGGACGGCGGGGGAGCGCCTCGACGAGCCGCGCTACCGCGACGCGGCCCGGGCGGCCACGGCGTGGCTGGTGGAGCGCGCGGAGGACGTGCCCGGCGCCCCGGCGTGCCCGCAGGTGTGCCGGTGGGCCTGGAGCGACGACGGCCCGCCGTCGTACCGCAACGGCATGGGGGAGGGGCAGGCCGGCATCGTCTACGCGCTGAGCGTGCTGGCCGACCGCACCGGCGACCGGCGCCTCGCCGCGTACGCCGCGGGCGGTGGCGCCTACCTGCTCTCCCAGCAGGGTCCCGACGGCGGGATGCCCGAGCGCGCCGACCAGCCCGCCCGCAACACCGGCTTCCTCTCCGGCGCTGCGGGCGCGGCCTTCACGTTCCTGCGGCTCCACCAGGCCACCGGCGAGCAGCGCTGGCGCGACGGCGCGGAGCGGGCCCTGGACTTCCTCGACCGCACCGCCGTGCCCGCGGCCGGTGGCTCGACGTGGCCGATCTGGGTCGACCCGGAGGGCGCGCCCGGCAACCCGCGGCGCGCGACCGGCATGGAGGAGGGCGCCGCGGGCATCGGCTGGGTGTCGCTGCAGGCCGCGGAGATCCTCGACGACGACGGGCACCGCGCACGGGCGGAGGCGGCCGGACGCTGGTTGCTCGCGGTCGGGCAGACCCGTGACGGCGGCGGCGTCTCGTGGCCCGAGTTCGAGGGCAGCCCGATCAGCCACCTCTCCACCAACTCCGGCGCGGCCGGGACCGGGTGGTACCTCGACACGCTGGGCCGGGTGACGGGGGAGGCGGTCTACCGCGACGCCGCGGTCGACGCGCAGCGCTGGCTCGCCGCCTCGATGCGGCCCGACGGCACGTGGCCGTCCAACGTCACCGACGGTCGGCCGCAACTGCTGGGCGAGCCGTCCTGGCACTGGGGCTCGGCGGGCATCCTCGCGTTCCTCGCC